One genomic segment of Hordeum vulgare subsp. vulgare chromosome 2H, MorexV3_pseudomolecules_assembly, whole genome shotgun sequence includes these proteins:
- the LOC123425144 gene encoding pectin acetylesterase 2-like, giving the protein MAMGSWPLLALLLGFLAGAARGSEPWANDTRVYSTNANSGSGSNGAFVALTLIQSAAAKGAVCLDGSLPGYHLHRGSGSGSNNWLVNLEGGGWCNDVKSCVFRKGSRRGSSNHMERQLQFTGIMSNRPEENPDFYNWNRVKVRYCDGGSFTGDGADAASGLYFRGQRIWQAAMDDLMAQGMRSASQALLSGCSAGGASAILHCDEFNGMFPSNTRVKCLADAGMFLDSVDIAGRREMRELFNGIVRLQGSGRSLPRSCTSRMDKTSCFFPQNVLPNIQTPTFIVNTAYDVWQLQESLAPKTADPQGLWQRCKQNYASCNSNQLQFLNGFRNEMLNAVKGFSASGQNGVFINSCFAHCQSERQDTWYSSNSPRLGNKRIAEAVGDWFFERGNAKYTDCAYPCDGTCHHLVFKGRHL; this is encoded by the exons ATGGCCATGGGTTCTTGGCCCCTTCTTGCCCTGCTCCTCGGGTTCTTGGCGGGAGCGGCGCGCGGCTCCGAGCCGTGGGCGAATGACACGCGGGTCTACTCCACCAATGCCAACTCCGGCAGCGGCAGCAACGGCGCCTTCGTCGCCCTCACCCTCATCCAGTCCGCCGCCGCCAAGGGAGCCG TATGCTTGGATGGAAGCTTACCAGGTTACCACCTACACCGAGGATCTGGATCAGGGTCAAACAATTGGCTTGTCAATCTGGAG GGTGGAGGCTGGTGCAATGATGTTAAAAGCTGTGTGTTCCGCAAGGGCAGTCGGCGTGGTTCATCAAACCACATGGAGAGGCAGCTCCAGTTTACAGGCATAATGAGTAACAGACCTGAAGAAAACCCAG ATTTCTACAACTGGAACAGAGTGAAGGTTCGGTATTGTGATGGTGGATCCTTCACCGGTGATGGGGCTGACGCG GCTTCAGGCCTTTATTTCCGAGGTCAGCGTATTTGGCAGGCTGCCATGGATGACTTGATGGCCCAGGGAATGCGTTCTGCTAGTCAG GCCCTTCTTTCTGGATGCTCTGCTGGGGGTGCTTCTGCTATACTTCATTGTGATGAGTTCAACGGAATGTTTCCCTCAAATACCAGAGTCAAGTGCCTCGCTGATGCTGGAATGTTTCTTGACTC TGTTGATATTGCTGGTCGTCGAGAAATGAGAGAATTATTCAATGGCATTGTGAGATTGCAG GGTTCTGGAAGAAGCTTGCCTCGGTCTTGTACCTCCCGCATGGACAAAACCTCA TGCTTTTTCCCGCAGAACGTGTTGCCAAACATTCAAACTCCAACTTTTATTGTGAACACTGCTTATGACGTGTGGCAG CTTCAAGAGAGTTTGGCTCCCAAAACGGCTGATCCCCAAGGTCTATGGCAAAGATGCAAGCAGAATTACGCGTCTTGTAATAGCAATCAACTTCAGTTTCTAAATG GCTTTAGGAATGAAATGCTTAACGCCGTGAAGGGTTTCTCCGCGTCAGGGCAGAATGGGGTATTTATCAACTCATGTTTTGCCCATTGCCAGAGCGAGAGGCAGGATACATGGTACTCGAGCAACTCTCCTCGTCTTGGCAACAAG AGAATCGCAGAAGCGGTCGGTGACTGGTTCTTCGAGAGGGGCAACGCCAAGTACACCGACTGTGCGTACCCTTGCGACGGCACATGCCATCACCTTGTGTTCAAGGGGAGGCATCTTTAA